The window TAAGCAGATCCGGCGCTTCTGAGGCGCTTTTCGCTTATCAAATTTTTTGAACTTGCGGTAGAATGGTCAGCCTCAATTTCCCCTTTGTGTGACTTAAGCCGACCGCGTATGAAGCAGCACTTTCCTTTAAAAAATGTACAGCAAGAAAAGCGCATTTTCCGCAACCGCATTTATTTCTCACTGGGCATTGTGATTTTTTTCCTGCTGCTGCTGGTTGCGCGCTATTCTTATCTGCAGATTGCCAATTACGACAAGTTCGCCACCGACTCAGACAAGAATCGCGTCCGCCTGCAGCCGCTGCCGCCGGCGCGCGGCTATATTTATGACCGCAACGGGGTTCTGCTGGCGGACAACTATCCGGTCTTTTCCGCCACCATGAGCCGCGCCGATATTGATGATATTGACGACACGGTTCGGCGCCTGGCGCCAGTCATCAACCTATCTGAAGAAGATATTCAGCGCTTCCGGAGCCGGATTAAAACCTCGAAAAAGACTGAACGCGTAGCGCTGAAGCTGAACCTGAACGAAACTGAAATTGCGCGCTTCAGCGAAGTGAAATTCCAGTTTCCGGGCGTCAACATTGAAACCCAGATGACCCGCTACTATCCGCACGGCGAGCTGTTTGCGCATGTGATTGGCTATGTCGGCCGCATCAATGACAAAGAATTAAAAAGCATTAATAAAGACTTATATGCCGGAACCAACCTGATTGGAAAAATCGGGGTTGAAAAATACTATGAAGAGCTGCTGCACGGCCTGCCCGGCAATGAATCGGTCGAGGCCGATGCGCACGGCAATGTGCTGCGCCATTTAGGCCGCAAAGACCCGGTCCGCGGCAATGACCTGTATTTATCGCTGGATTACGGCCTGCAGATGGTGGCCTCTGAGCAGCTGGCCGGCCGGCGCGGCGCGATTGTCGCCATGGACCCGGGCACAGGCGAAATCCTGGCTTTAGTCTCCAGCCCAAGCTTTAACCCGAATTTATTTGTCACCGGCATCAGCGGCAAAGACTATTCCGCGCTGCGCGATGACCTTGACCAGCCCCTGTACAACCGGGCAGTGCAAGGCTCCTATCCGCCGGGCTCCACCATTAAGCCGATGTTTGGCTTAGGCGGCCTGCACTACAATCTGGTCGACTGGAACACCACCATTTCCGATCCGGGCTATTTCTCCCTGCCTGGAGATTCGCACCGCTTCCGCGACTGGCGAAAATCCGGCCACGGCGCGGTCAACCTGCATAAGTCGCAGGTGATTTCCTGCGATACCTACTATTATATTCTGGCTTACCGCATGGGCATTGAGCGCATGAACAGCTGGATGCGCCAGTTCGGCTACGGCGCAAAAACCGGCGTGGACTTGCCGAGCGAAAGTTCCGGCCTGTATCCAAGCCCTGAATGGAAACTGCGCACGCGGAAAGCCAAATGGCTGAAAGGTGAAACCATTTCGGTCAGCATCGGGCAAGGCGCATTTACCGCCACCCCGCTGCAGCTGGCCATGGCCACCGCCATTACCGCCAATATGGGCCAGCACGTCACGCCGCATGTGCTGCGTGAAAGCAAAGGCACCAAGCCCTATACCGTGCATAATGCGCCGGATGGAAAAATTGAGTTTAATGGCCAGCCTGAAGACTGGGTTAAAATGCGCGACGCCATGGTCGATGTGATTGAGAGCGGCACAGGGCGCCGCATCCGCACGCCAATGTATAAAATTGCCGGCAAAACCGGCACCGCGCAGGTTAAAAGCATTGCACAGGGCAAGCGCTACAATGAATCGCTATTAACCGAGCGCCAGCTTGACCACGGCCTGTTCGTCGGCTTTGCTCCAGCGGATAAGCCGGAAATCGCCATTACCGTAATTTGGGAAAATGGCCGCCACGGCGGTTCCGCCGCCCAGCTGGCGCGGCCGATTTTTGACTACTGGCTGCTGAACCGCAAAAAAGCGCCAATCCGCCCTTCGGCAGCCCAAGTCAGCGGCGGCCTGATGACTGCCGGCATCAAGCCAAGCGAATTGCCAAGCGGCGAAAATCCGCTGCAAAGCAGCGCCAATGCGCCAGCTTCCCCTCCGCCAACACATGCAGAATCAGATTAAATTATGAAAAATCAACTCCGAATTATTGGCGGTGACTGGAAGCGCCGCCAGCTTCCTTTTGCCAGCATTGACGGGCTGCGCCCAACCCCTGACCGTGTCCGCGAAACCCTGTTCAACTGGCTGATGTGGGATATTCAAAATGCGCAGGTTCTGGATATTTGCGCAGGCTCCGGCGCATTGAGCTTTGAAGCGCTGTCGCGCGGCGCGGCCCAAGTGGTGATGATTGAGCCCGACCGCACACAGGCCAAGTTTTTAATCGACAACCTGCAGCTGCTGAAAGTCACCGCGCAGCATGCCAAGCTGAAAACCGCCACAGCGCAGCAGGCGCTTCCTGCCCTGAAAGAGCAGTTTGATGTGGTGTTTTTAGACCCGCCCTACAGCCTTGACCTTTGGGAAACGCTGGCGCAGCTAGCTGACCCGGCTATTAAAGCCAATGCCTTGATCTATGTTGAAGCTGACCGGGACTTGTCCCAGCTGAAGCTGCCGGCGACCTGGAAGCAGATTAAAGAAACCAAGGCCGGCACAGTGCGCGCTGGGCTGTTTCAAAAAATAGTTTAACTGGCCCATTTTAGACAGCCGGCAGATTCAGGGCCGCCCTGATCCGGGGCAAAATAAGCTTCAGATATATAATACCCGCCACGGCAAGGATGCCGAGCAGGCGCAATAAAAGGCTTTTGCCTGTTTTTTATGAACTGCGGGAATTTCCCAAACAGGTCTTGCCTATGCAAAAGGCGTTTAACCGCTTAAAGGAAAAATCAGGCTGCGCAGGCGCTAAAACACATAATTCCAGAACAGCCGGATGATTTGCCCGCGGTCATATGGAAAATTTGACAGATATTCATAGCCAACGCTGTGGCGCTGATTAACGCGGAACTCCATGCCGTAGCCGAATGAAACCGCAAAATCCTGCAGGCCGATCTGCTCGGACTGGCCGGACAGAAACTTATTCTTTGCGCCATCGGTTTCGTAAGCAGTGTAGTTATAAATTTTTACAATTTCATTTTCAAAGAATAGGTTTTCTACCAATCCGTAATCCTGCGCATCCTGTGCGGTTTTCGAAGCCAGCGCGCGCTGCTCCTGCTCATGCAGGCCTTGCAGGCTTTCATCCATTACAACAACGCCTTCCTGCTCCTGCGCCGCCGCGCTGCCGGCAGACAAGCCAAGCATGACCCAAACCGCCAATGCTTTCATAACAGCCCTGATAAAATAAGATATGCCCATGCTAACTTAAATTTTCTGAAATTTTAATTACTTATTCGGCTCTGCCTGCGGTTTCCGGCAAGCCTCCTGACCTGCTCCGCCAGTACGGCGCAAACTGCGCCAGCTGCAGGAATTGGCCCTGCATGAATCTGCACGCCGCGGACAGCCTCAGTACGTGCTTGCATAATACGGTACAGGACGGCGCTGTCCAGCAGCTGCACAGGCTTCAATAAGCCGTTTTTTAGGCATTCAGCAAACCCTGAGCAAAACAGGCGCCGCAAAAATTTATACAATACCGCACTTCTTCATCTCCCCCATCTCACTTATGAAATTGCCCGCCGCATTTGCTGGAGCTATTCTTTTGACGGGCTGCCCGCTTGGCGCGTCACAGGACATTAAAAATGCTGAAAAACTGCTGGCAGACTTTCAGTGCAATAAGATTGAAAGCGCGCAAATGGCGCACAGCCCGATTACCGCCTATCATGAGCAGTCGCTGCACGGCGCCAGGCAAAAGGCTGAGCAATATATTCAAAGCTATAAAAATGGCGAAAAGCTGTTTACGATACCGCTTTCCGCCGTCATTGAGCAGCAGTACAGCATTTATAAAGAAGCCTGCCAAAATTTAGGCGGCGTCCATCAAAATATTTTGGATGAAAACTAAACTTTTAAATGGGCGCTTTCCCAGCCGTGAAAGCTTGATTTTTCCTGCAACATGCAGCATTGTGCTGCAGTTTGACACAGCCGCCGAATGCAGCGGCTGCGCAACCTTCACCTGAAATGCCTTATTCGGCAGAATAGTAGCGGCTGTCTACGCTGAAATCTTCAGGAAATTTCGGGCTGATTTGCGCATAAAACTGCATAATTTCCGCCATGTCTTTTTCATAATCGCCTGTAGGATAAACAATTTTTCCTACACCGGTTTTTTTCTTCTCATAATCCATATAGGCCAGCGCAATCGGCACGCCCGCATTCAGCGCAACATGGTAAAAGCCGGTTTTCCACTGTTCCTGCTTCGCGCGCGTTCCTTCCGGCGTGACCAGCATAACCAGTTCAGCATGCTCCTTGAACAGGTTGGTCATCACCTCAACCATGCTTAAGCGCTGCGCGCCTTCCGCCTTCGGGCTGCGGTCAATTCCAATGCCGCCCATAGCGCGGACAAAAGGCCCAAACGGAAGCTTCATATAGCTGTCTTTAATGGTCAGGCGGACATTCACCCCCAAGGCTTTCAAGGCTAAGCGCGCATACAGCGCATCCCAGTTGCTGGTATGCGGCGCCGCAATCATGACGCACTGCGCCAAATCCAGCGGCCAATGGTTATCCAGTTCCCAGCCCATCAAATTCAGGCTTTGCTCAGCTAATTTTTCAAACACCCAATGCACCATATACACATTTATCTGGCGCTGATTCTAACTGCGCTGGAAAAATTAGATAGACCAAAAAGGTCAATAAACCAGCAATTAATTTATAAATGTATAAAATCATTAGTCAGGAAAAACTCCCCAGCCGGCGCTGCGCCTGATTGAAATGCAGGCCGCCGCGCGCGTTTTCCCGACTTAATCAATGCGCAGGCATTACAAGAATACTCTAGCCATTTTTTAATCTTTTTAGTAACTTAAATCCATCAAATGATAAAAAGGCCGATTTGAATGAAAAAGACTTTCCTTATGCTTGCACTCTCAAGCGTTGCGCTGGCAGCCTGTTCCAAGCCTGAAACCCCGAATTCCGCCGCGCCTGCCGCCAGCGCTGCTGCGCAGCCTGCAAGCGAAGCATCTGCGCCGGCCAGCACTCTGCCTGCTGGCGATACAGCTGAAACTTCTCTGGACTGGGCTGGAAAATACAAGGGCGTATTGCCTTGCGCTGACTGCGAAGGCATCGAAATGGAGCTTGAGCTGAAGTCTGACAAAACCTATGAACTTACAGAAGAATACCTCGGCAAAGGCAAAGGAAACGAATTCAAGACCAAAGGCGCTTTCAGTTTTGACGCTAAAAATCCATCGGTCATTACACTGGATCAGGCCGCCGATAAGCGCAAATTCTTTATCGGGGAAAATTTTGCAGAAGTCCGCGACATTGAAACCGGCGAGGCGATTGAAACGCAGCTGAATTACAAGCTGGACAAAGAGCTGAATTAAGCGCCCGTTTGCAAAAAAAAGCTCCGGTTTCCGGGGCTTTTTTATTGAATACATAAATGAAATTTCAACTTATTAAACTTTAATCATTGATTAAAACAGAATAATTATTCTTCACCCTCCTCATTTGAGGATATTCAAAAACGTCCGCCTCCCCCTAATATCGGTTTCACAATCTCACATAAAAATATATTGAGGGAAAGACGATGAAAAGAACAATACTTGTTTTGTCCTTAGCTGCATTATTAACAGCATGCGGAGGCAGCTCTGACGACGACTCATCTTCAAACGGCAACCCGCAGCCTACTACTAAAACCGGCGTACTCTCTGATGGACCAGTCAGCGGCGTTAAATATATTTCGCGCAATGCCCAAGGCAACACGACGCATGAAGGCACAACCAGCGCATCTGAAAATGAAGCTGAAAAAGGCTTATTCCAGTATGAAGACGGCGATACCATTTCATTCTATGTAGGCGGCATCCAAATTGGAGAAACCGTCAATGCGAAGGCCCAAATTACCCCGCTTGACCTTTATCAAGATACAAATGAAAATGCCGAAACTGCCCGCGTCAATGTGATGATTTTCCTGCAGTCGCTGGATGCCGACCAAGACCATACTAACGGCATTGAAATTTCTCAGGCAACTGTAGATGCGCTGGCAGATAAAACTATCGATTTCACCCTGCCTACAGAATCCTTTGAAGAAGACGCCACCTTGGCGCTGGCCATTGAAGCCGCCGGCACAGAGCTGGTTTCAGAGCAGGATGCAAAAAACAACTTCTTTGATTCCTTCCTTAAAGACCATACTGGGGCATGGCTCTTAGAAGATCAGGCTACAGGCACGAAAACTGTGCTCTACATTGACGGCACAACCAGCGGTGAAGATGATGAAAAAGCCTTCCATTTCACGCTGGGCGAAGTCGGCCCTGCAGAGACAGATGGCTCAGGCGAATCCGGCATAGAAGTGGGCCAAATGACATGGAACGCAGCGAATGGCGATCTGGACAGTTTGGATGGCTTCGAAATTGACAGCAATGGCGAATGGGGCCTGTCCGATCCTGAAGCACAGCTGAAACTGCTGTACGGCAGCGCCAAAGGCAAGCTGCTGCTGAAGGAAGGTGACCAGTCCTATGAATTTACTAAAATTGAAAATACAGCAGGCAGCCTCGACGGCTCATGGAAACTCAACGGTCAAATCGCTTCTTTCTTCACAGACGGCTCTTATATTCAGATTTCAACCAATGCTTATGGTGCATGCGATGAAGGCATTGAGTCTGGAACCTATTCGGCAGCAAATGGCGTCTTGGCGGCTACAGCGGTGCAATACGATACCAATGGATGCGCAGGCCTAGTGGACACATGGGGCGACATCTCTGCTCAGGAATATGAACTGTACTCATTCACCTATACTTTAGACGGCGACCTTCTCCACATTACGAATGCCGATGACCAAAGCGCGGAAATGCAGCGCTTCTAAAGCCGGCGGCTGCTTTTAACGCAGTTCCTTCAAGCCCGCAATTTTAAGACCTTGGACAGCCAAGGTCTTTTTTAGCATACATGTTCAAAATTAATCGTCATGCCCATCAGCTTATGCAACAGTTCGGCCTGTGAATTGCACTGCAGCTTTCCATAGATATTTTTGACGTAGGTCCGCACCGAACTTAAAGTCAGATTGCAATGCACGGCTATTTTTTCCAGATTTGACCCGTTTACAAACAGTTCGCAAATTTCGCACTCTCTGGGCGATAAGGTATAAATTTCCTTTAAATACGGCGTTGCCAGCGCATACTGCTGCCCGACTTCTGAAATAAAAAGCACGGCATAATTTTTATCCTTTAAATTTTCAAAGCGCTCAATGCTGCTGAATGGCGTAGCCGTCAGCATAAACTGCTGGCCATTCTGATGATTGACCGCCAGCACACCGCCAATATCCTCGGTATTTTTGCGGCTTTCCAGCAGCGTGGTTTGAATCAGCTGCTCAAATTTCTGCTGATACATGCGCGCCATAAAGATCCGGTTCTGCGCGTCAAATTCAAAAATTTTACTGTGCTCCAGCAGCTGCTGCGCGCGCTGATTAGCATAGTACAGCGTCCGCTTTTCATCAATCAAAATAATGCCGACTTTAATGGCATCCAGCACGCGGTATAAATTTTTATTTTCAATTCGGGCAAAGCTGAGCTGCTTATGGATTTGCAGGGCGCGCCGGATATGCACGCCTATTCTTTTGAGAAAATCCAGCTCGTCCTGTGCAAAAGCGGGCTGTTCAGATGCCCTGTGTATGCCCAGAACAGACCAGCGGTATTCGCCATGATCCAGCAGCACTCCGGCAATATAGCTGATGCCGGTGATTTTCAGGCATTTTTCATAGAAAATAAACTCATCAGAATTGGACAGCTGTGCATAGCCGCTCAGATCCTGATGAATCACTCCGCCTACGCCCTGCTGCTTCCATAGCGGAATATGCAGCGCCATATCAATCAGCCTGACCTGCTCATCCTGATAGGCGTCCAAGCCGGCTTGCGGAATATTAAAGGCGTGCTCAAAGTCATAATTAGGATTCAGCCGGTCCAAGGCTGTCAAAACCGCGGTTTTGCTTTGCGTAAACTCGACTATCTGACGGATCACTTCAGGCCACAGCGAAGCATCCAAGGCTGCATCATACACTGTGCCAATAATCTTATTTTCCATTTCCTGATCCATTTGGCTCCGCCCCTTTATTTATTATTCTTGATTAAGCATAAACCTAAGCGCGCCAAAGTCAAAAAAGGGTGAATTGTTGATTAATCGCAGCGAAAAAAATCCCTGCCGAAAGCAGGGATTTTTCATGAACCGGGTTCAGCAGATGAATTACATCATGCTTTACGACAGCTTAAGACCATGCATGAATTTAAAATAGTTTTTTCATTAAAATTATTAACGTATGTATTCATCTAGCAGGACATTGATTTTTTGTAAGCAAATGTCTTTCAATTATCCATTAGCCAAATATTATGCTTAAGGATATGAAAGTTAAACTGTTAAAAGAAAGAATAGGCTGTACATACAGACTTCCACACTGGAGCACCTCCCGCTGCCGTAAAATTTCGGAAATACAGATCATGATTCTCAGCATGCAGCTGGAATGCTGATGATGAGCCAGTATCCGGAAAACAGCTCAAATATAAATTGACAGGCATATTCAAAAAGGGAGAACCGCCAGGCATATGATTGCTTATAGATGACGATGCTTGCCGCTGTGCATAACTTAAAAAACCCAAGGCGGGCTTGGGTTTTTTACGCTTTATCCTGCTTACAATAAAGGCAGAACTGACGGAATAATATCGTGAATCGTTTTACCGTTGCATGATTCGCCAAGCGCTGACATTTTCCAGGCGCCGTCATGGCGGTAAACTTTCGCAATAATCAGCGCGGTATACTTGCCTTTTGCCGACAAAT is drawn from Acinetobacter sp. WCHAc010034 and contains these coding sequences:
- the mrdA gene encoding penicillin-binding protein 2 — translated: MKQHFPLKNVQQEKRIFRNRIYFSLGIVIFFLLLLVARYSYLQIANYDKFATDSDKNRVRLQPLPPARGYIYDRNGVLLADNYPVFSATMSRADIDDIDDTVRRLAPVINLSEEDIQRFRSRIKTSKKTERVALKLNLNETEIARFSEVKFQFPGVNIETQMTRYYPHGELFAHVIGYVGRINDKELKSINKDLYAGTNLIGKIGVEKYYEELLHGLPGNESVEADAHGNVLRHLGRKDPVRGNDLYLSLDYGLQMVASEQLAGRRGAIVAMDPGTGEILALVSSPSFNPNLFVTGISGKDYSALRDDLDQPLYNRAVQGSYPPGSTIKPMFGLGGLHYNLVDWNTTISDPGYFSLPGDSHRFRDWRKSGHGAVNLHKSQVISCDTYYYILAYRMGIERMNSWMRQFGYGAKTGVDLPSESSGLYPSPEWKLRTRKAKWLKGETISVSIGQGAFTATPLQLAMATAITANMGQHVTPHVLRESKGTKPYTVHNAPDGKIEFNGQPEDWVKMRDAMVDVIESGTGRRIRTPMYKIAGKTGTAQVKSIAQGKRYNESLLTERQLDHGLFVGFAPADKPEIAITVIWENGRHGGSAAQLARPIFDYWLLNRKKAPIRPSAAQVSGGLMTAGIKPSELPSGENPLQSSANAPASPPPTHAESD
- the rsmD gene encoding 16S rRNA (guanine(966)-N(2))-methyltransferase RsmD, whose amino-acid sequence is MKNQLRIIGGDWKRRQLPFASIDGLRPTPDRVRETLFNWLMWDIQNAQVLDICAGSGALSFEALSRGAAQVVMIEPDRTQAKFLIDNLQLLKVTAQHAKLKTATAQQALPALKEQFDVVFLDPPYSLDLWETLAQLADPAIKANALIYVEADRDLSQLKLPATWKQIKETKAGTVRAGLFQKIV
- a CDS encoding 1-acyl-sn-glycerol-3-phosphate acyltransferase, which encodes MVHWVFEKLAEQSLNLMGWELDNHWPLDLAQCVMIAAPHTSNWDALYARLALKALGVNVRLTIKDSYMKLPFGPFVRAMGGIGIDRSPKAEGAQRLSMVEVMTNLFKEHAELVMLVTPEGTRAKQEQWKTGFYHVALNAGVPIALAYMDYEKKKTGVGKIVYPTGDYEKDMAEIMQFYAQISPKFPEDFSVDSRYYSAE
- a CDS encoding copper resistance protein NlpE; amino-acid sequence: MKKTFLMLALSSVALAACSKPETPNSAAPAASAAAQPASEASAPASTLPAGDTAETSLDWAGKYKGVLPCADCEGIEMELELKSDKTYELTEEYLGKGKGNEFKTKGAFSFDAKNPSVITLDQAADKRKFFIGENFAEVRDIETGEAIETQLNYKLDKELN
- a CDS encoding helix-turn-helix transcriptional regulator → MENKIIGTVYDAALDASLWPEVIRQIVEFTQSKTAVLTALDRLNPNYDFEHAFNIPQAGLDAYQDEQVRLIDMALHIPLWKQQGVGGVIHQDLSGYAQLSNSDEFIFYEKCLKITGISYIAGVLLDHGEYRWSVLGIHRASEQPAFAQDELDFLKRIGVHIRRALQIHKQLSFARIENKNLYRVLDAIKVGIILIDEKRTLYYANQRAQQLLEHSKIFEFDAQNRIFMARMYQQKFEQLIQTTLLESRKNTEDIGGVLAVNHQNGQQFMLTATPFSSIERFENLKDKNYAVLFISEVGQQYALATPYLKEIYTLSPRECEICELFVNGSNLEKIAVHCNLTLSSVRTYVKNIYGKLQCNSQAELLHKLMGMTINFEHVC